From Coffea arabica cultivar ET-39 chromosome 2e, Coffea Arabica ET-39 HiFi, whole genome shotgun sequence, the proteins below share one genomic window:
- the LOC113733139 gene encoding probable hexosyltransferase MUCI70 isoform X8: MIRIALYSDTWACQSPLSCFSVIWSSRCSKTSNFPDMMRGYAPKPRKRCPIPFAKDPEGLVHSKVRRTPDRLVKGLSYIMEDEPDVNNGSQSLPPFGGGGQKRWFERGESFKLNTTMKVKVHCGFTRSSGAGMTIADMRYVKGCKKLFCFVMLVDEKILSLMKYRETVEEDIHGGLRAGIWRLIPLKHLPYNETRRNEEISKLLIHRLIPQAQYSIWVSSKMVLVADPLLILERYLWREGHSFAISQHGYHHSIYEEANASKRRKKYSRPRIDAQMKVYQSEGLEPWSTKKRVISDVPEASIIIREHTMLNNLFSCLWFNEVHLFTPLDQLSFGYVAHRLGEAFKYFMFPFCEFNSLFELHSHSWDRFEMRFGGEINVA, from the exons ATGATTCGCATCGCCTTGTACTCTGACACTTGGGCTTGTCAATCACCATTATCTTGCTTCTCTG TTATTTGGTCGTCTAGGTGTAGCAAGACATCGAATTTCCCAGATATGATGAGGGGATATGCACCTAAGCCACGAAAAC GCTGTCCAATTCCTTTTGCAAAAGACCCAGAGGGGTTAGTCCATTCAAAGGTGAGGAGAACTCCTGACCGACTTGTCAAAGGTTTGTCCTATATTATGGAGGATGAGCCTGATGTGAACAACGGATCTCAATCtctccctccatttggtggtgGAGGGCAGAAGAGATGGTTCGAAAGGGGGGAAAGTTTCAAGCTTAACACTACCATGAAGGTGAAA GTACATTGTGGATTCACTCGAAGTAGTGGTGCAGGAATGACTATAGCAGATATGCGATATGTTAAAGGATGCAA GAAGCTATTCTGTTTTGTCATGCTGGTGGATGAGAAAATTCTCAGTTTGATGAAATATAGAGAGACTGTAGAAGAAGATATTCATGGGGGATTACGGGCAGGTATATGGCGCTTAATTCCATTGAAGCATTTACCTTATAATGAAACTAGAAGgaacgaagagatttccaagctCTTAATTCACAGGCTGATCCCCCAAGCTCAGTATAGCATCTGGGTCAGTAGCAAAATGGTGCTAGTGGCAGATCCCTTACTTATTCTTGAGAG ATATTTATGGCGTGAAGGGCACTCCTTTGCTATTTCTCAGCATGGCTATCATCATAGCATTTATGAGGAGGCTAACGCAAGCAAGCGCAGAAAGAAATATTCTCGTCCCCGCATTGATGCCCAGATGAAGGTATATCAGAGCGAAGGATTAGAACCATGGAGCACGAAGAAAAGGGTCATCAGTG ATGTTCCTGAGGCATCAATTATTATACGGGAGCATACCATGCTGAATAACTTATTTAGTTGCTTGTGGTTTAACGAGGTCCACCTATTTACACCTTTGGACCAACTGAGTTTTGGTTATGTTGCGCACAGGTTGGGGGAAGCATTCAAGTACTTCATGTTTCCATTTTGTGAATTCAATTCATTGTTTGAGTTGCATTCCCACTCCTGGGATCGATTCGAAATGCGATTCGGAGGGGAAATCAATGTTGCTTGA
- the LOC113733139 gene encoding probable hexosyltransferase MUCI70 isoform X10, with product MIRIALYSDTWACQSPLSCFSVIWSSRCSKTSNFPDMMRGYAPKPRKRCPIPFAKDPEGLVHSKVRRTPDRLVKGLSYIMEDEPDVNNGSQSLPPFGGGGQKRWFERGESFKLNTTMKVHCGFTRSSGAGMTIADMRYVKGCKKLFCFVMLVDEKILSLMKYRETVEEDIHGGLRAGIWRLIPLKHLPYNETRRNEEISKLLIHRLIPQAQYSIWVSSKMVLVADPLLILERYLWREGHSFAISQHGYHHSIYEEANASKRRKKYSRPRIDAQMKVYQSEGLEPWSTKKRVISDVPEASIIIREHTMLNNLFSCLWFNEVHLFTPLDQLSFGYVAHRLGEAFKYFMFPFCEFNSLFELHSHSWDRFEMRFGGEINVA from the exons ATGATTCGCATCGCCTTGTACTCTGACACTTGGGCTTGTCAATCACCATTATCTTGCTTCTCTG TTATTTGGTCGTCTAGGTGTAGCAAGACATCGAATTTCCCAGATATGATGAGGGGATATGCACCTAAGCCACGAAAAC GCTGTCCAATTCCTTTTGCAAAAGACCCAGAGGGGTTAGTCCATTCAAAGGTGAGGAGAACTCCTGACCGACTTGTCAAAGGTTTGTCCTATATTATGGAGGATGAGCCTGATGTGAACAACGGATCTCAATCtctccctccatttggtggtgGAGGGCAGAAGAGATGGTTCGAAAGGGGGGAAAGTTTCAAGCTTAACACTACCATGAAG GTACATTGTGGATTCACTCGAAGTAGTGGTGCAGGAATGACTATAGCAGATATGCGATATGTTAAAGGATGCAA GAAGCTATTCTGTTTTGTCATGCTGGTGGATGAGAAAATTCTCAGTTTGATGAAATATAGAGAGACTGTAGAAGAAGATATTCATGGGGGATTACGGGCAGGTATATGGCGCTTAATTCCATTGAAGCATTTACCTTATAATGAAACTAGAAGgaacgaagagatttccaagctCTTAATTCACAGGCTGATCCCCCAAGCTCAGTATAGCATCTGGGTCAGTAGCAAAATGGTGCTAGTGGCAGATCCCTTACTTATTCTTGAGAG ATATTTATGGCGTGAAGGGCACTCCTTTGCTATTTCTCAGCATGGCTATCATCATAGCATTTATGAGGAGGCTAACGCAAGCAAGCGCAGAAAGAAATATTCTCGTCCCCGCATTGATGCCCAGATGAAGGTATATCAGAGCGAAGGATTAGAACCATGGAGCACGAAGAAAAGGGTCATCAGTG ATGTTCCTGAGGCATCAATTATTATACGGGAGCATACCATGCTGAATAACTTATTTAGTTGCTTGTGGTTTAACGAGGTCCACCTATTTACACCTTTGGACCAACTGAGTTTTGGTTATGTTGCGCACAGGTTGGGGGAAGCATTCAAGTACTTCATGTTTCCATTTTGTGAATTCAATTCATTGTTTGAGTTGCATTCCCACTCCTGGGATCGATTCGAAATGCGATTCGGAGGGGAAATCAATGTTGCTTGA
- the LOC113733139 gene encoding probable hexosyltransferase MUCI70 isoform X5, with protein sequence MVLHARSWKNFSRDFAARRMMSKVVLFLAFVVAGIVWASMIRIALYSDTWACQSPLSCFSVIWSSRCSKTSNFPDMMRGYAPKPRKRCPIPFAKDPEGLVHSKVRRTPDRLVKGLSYIMEDEPDVNNGSQSLPPFGGGGQKRWFERGESFKLNTTMKVHCGFTRSSGAGMTIADMRYVKGCKKLFCFVMLVDEKILSLMKYRETVEEDIHGGLRAGIWRLIPLKHLPYNETRRNEEISKLLIHRLIPQAQYSIWVSSKMVLVADPLLILERYLWREGHSFAISQHGYHHSIYEEANASKRRKKYSRPRIDAQMKVYQSEGLEPWSTKKRVISDVPEASIIIREHTMLNNLFSCLWFNEVHLFTPLDQLSFGYVAHRLGEAFKYFMFPFCEFNSLFELHSHSWDRFEMRFGGEINVA encoded by the exons ATGGTGCTTCACGCGCGGAGCTGGAAGAACTTTAGCCGCGATTTTGCGGCCAGGAGAATGATGTCAAAAGTCgttctttttcttgcttttgttgTGGCAGGAATCGTTTGGGCGTCCATGATTCGCATCGCCTTGTACTCTGACACTTGGGCTTGTCAATCACCATTATCTTGCTTCTCTG TTATTTGGTCGTCTAGGTGTAGCAAGACATCGAATTTCCCAGATATGATGAGGGGATATGCACCTAAGCCACGAAAAC GCTGTCCAATTCCTTTTGCAAAAGACCCAGAGGGGTTAGTCCATTCAAAGGTGAGGAGAACTCCTGACCGACTTGTCAAAGGTTTGTCCTATATTATGGAGGATGAGCCTGATGTGAACAACGGATCTCAATCtctccctccatttggtggtgGAGGGCAGAAGAGATGGTTCGAAAGGGGGGAAAGTTTCAAGCTTAACACTACCATGAAG GTACATTGTGGATTCACTCGAAGTAGTGGTGCAGGAATGACTATAGCAGATATGCGATATGTTAAAGGATGCAA GAAGCTATTCTGTTTTGTCATGCTGGTGGATGAGAAAATTCTCAGTTTGATGAAATATAGAGAGACTGTAGAAGAAGATATTCATGGGGGATTACGGGCAGGTATATGGCGCTTAATTCCATTGAAGCATTTACCTTATAATGAAACTAGAAGgaacgaagagatttccaagctCTTAATTCACAGGCTGATCCCCCAAGCTCAGTATAGCATCTGGGTCAGTAGCAAAATGGTGCTAGTGGCAGATCCCTTACTTATTCTTGAGAG ATATTTATGGCGTGAAGGGCACTCCTTTGCTATTTCTCAGCATGGCTATCATCATAGCATTTATGAGGAGGCTAACGCAAGCAAGCGCAGAAAGAAATATTCTCGTCCCCGCATTGATGCCCAGATGAAGGTATATCAGAGCGAAGGATTAGAACCATGGAGCACGAAGAAAAGGGTCATCAGTG ATGTTCCTGAGGCATCAATTATTATACGGGAGCATACCATGCTGAATAACTTATTTAGTTGCTTGTGGTTTAACGAGGTCCACCTATTTACACCTTTGGACCAACTGAGTTTTGGTTATGTTGCGCACAGGTTGGGGGAAGCATTCAAGTACTTCATGTTTCCATTTTGTGAATTCAATTCATTGTTTGAGTTGCATTCCCACTCCTGGGATCGATTCGAAATGCGATTCGGAGGGGAAATCAATGTTGCTTGA
- the LOC113733139 gene encoding probable hexosyltransferase MUCI70 isoform X3: MVLHARSWKNFSRDFAARRMMSKVVLFLAFVVAGIVWASMIRIALYSDTWACQSPLSCFSVIWSSRCSKTSNFPDMMRGYAPKPRKRCPIPFAKDPEGLVHSKVRRTPDRLVKGLSYIMEDEPDVNNGSQSLPPFGGGGQKRWFERGESFKLNTTMKVKVHCGFTRSSGAGMTIADMRYVKGCKKLFCFVMLVDEKILSLMKYRETVEEDIHGGLRAGIWRLIPLKHLPYNETRRNEEISKLLIHRLIPQAQYSIWVSSKMVLVADPLLILERYLWREGHSFAISQHGYHHSIYEEANASKRRKKYSRPRIDAQMKVYQSEGLEPWSTKKRVISDVPEASIIIREHTMLNNLFSCLWFNEVHLFTPLDQLSFGYVAHRLGEAFKYFMFPFCEFNSLFELHSHSWDRFEMRFGGEINVA, from the exons ATGGTGCTTCACGCGCGGAGCTGGAAGAACTTTAGCCGCGATTTTGCGGCCAGGAGAATGATGTCAAAAGTCgttctttttcttgcttttgttgTGGCAGGAATCGTTTGGGCGTCCATGATTCGCATCGCCTTGTACTCTGACACTTGGGCTTGTCAATCACCATTATCTTGCTTCTCTG TTATTTGGTCGTCTAGGTGTAGCAAGACATCGAATTTCCCAGATATGATGAGGGGATATGCACCTAAGCCACGAAAAC GCTGTCCAATTCCTTTTGCAAAAGACCCAGAGGGGTTAGTCCATTCAAAGGTGAGGAGAACTCCTGACCGACTTGTCAAAGGTTTGTCCTATATTATGGAGGATGAGCCTGATGTGAACAACGGATCTCAATCtctccctccatttggtggtgGAGGGCAGAAGAGATGGTTCGAAAGGGGGGAAAGTTTCAAGCTTAACACTACCATGAAGGTGAAA GTACATTGTGGATTCACTCGAAGTAGTGGTGCAGGAATGACTATAGCAGATATGCGATATGTTAAAGGATGCAA GAAGCTATTCTGTTTTGTCATGCTGGTGGATGAGAAAATTCTCAGTTTGATGAAATATAGAGAGACTGTAGAAGAAGATATTCATGGGGGATTACGGGCAGGTATATGGCGCTTAATTCCATTGAAGCATTTACCTTATAATGAAACTAGAAGgaacgaagagatttccaagctCTTAATTCACAGGCTGATCCCCCAAGCTCAGTATAGCATCTGGGTCAGTAGCAAAATGGTGCTAGTGGCAGATCCCTTACTTATTCTTGAGAG ATATTTATGGCGTGAAGGGCACTCCTTTGCTATTTCTCAGCATGGCTATCATCATAGCATTTATGAGGAGGCTAACGCAAGCAAGCGCAGAAAGAAATATTCTCGTCCCCGCATTGATGCCCAGATGAAGGTATATCAGAGCGAAGGATTAGAACCATGGAGCACGAAGAAAAGGGTCATCAGTG ATGTTCCTGAGGCATCAATTATTATACGGGAGCATACCATGCTGAATAACTTATTTAGTTGCTTGTGGTTTAACGAGGTCCACCTATTTACACCTTTGGACCAACTGAGTTTTGGTTATGTTGCGCACAGGTTGGGGGAAGCATTCAAGTACTTCATGTTTCCATTTTGTGAATTCAATTCATTGTTTGAGTTGCATTCCCACTCCTGGGATCGATTCGAAATGCGATTCGGAGGGGAAATCAATGTTGCTTGA
- the LOC113733139 gene encoding probable hexosyltransferase MUCI70 isoform X4: MVLHARSWKNFSRDFAARRMMSKVVLFLAFVVAGIVWASMIRIALYSDTWACQSPLSCFSGCPIPFAKDPEGLVHSKVRRTPDRLVKGLSYIMEDEPDVNNGSQSLPPFGGGGQKRWFERGESFKLNTTMKVKVHCGFTRSSGAGMTIADMRYVKGCKYVVASGIFNPYSIIHQPTNVSVHSRKLFCFVMLVDEKILSLMKYRETVEEDIHGGLRAGIWRLIPLKHLPYNETRRNEEISKLLIHRLIPQAQYSIWVSSKMVLVADPLLILERYLWREGHSFAISQHGYHHSIYEEANASKRRKKYSRPRIDAQMKVYQSEGLEPWSTKKRVISDVPEASIIIREHTMLNNLFSCLWFNEVHLFTPLDQLSFGYVAHRLGEAFKYFMFPFCEFNSLFELHSHSWDRFEMRFGGEINVA, encoded by the exons ATGGTGCTTCACGCGCGGAGCTGGAAGAACTTTAGCCGCGATTTTGCGGCCAGGAGAATGATGTCAAAAGTCgttctttttcttgcttttgttgTGGCAGGAATCGTTTGGGCGTCCATGATTCGCATCGCCTTGTACTCTGACACTTGGGCTTGTCAATCACCATTATCTTGCTTCTCTG GCTGTCCAATTCCTTTTGCAAAAGACCCAGAGGGGTTAGTCCATTCAAAGGTGAGGAGAACTCCTGACCGACTTGTCAAAGGTTTGTCCTATATTATGGAGGATGAGCCTGATGTGAACAACGGATCTCAATCtctccctccatttggtggtgGAGGGCAGAAGAGATGGTTCGAAAGGGGGGAAAGTTTCAAGCTTAACACTACCATGAAGGTGAAA GTACATTGTGGATTCACTCGAAGTAGTGGTGCAGGAATGACTATAGCAGATATGCGATATGTTAAAGGATGCAAGTATGTTGTCGCATCTGGCATTTTCAATCCGTATAGCATAATTCACCAGCCTACCAATGTTAGCGTCCATTCCAGGAAGCTATTCTGTTTTGTCATGCTGGTGGATGAGAAAATTCTCAGTTTGATGAAATATAGAGAGACTGTAGAAGAAGATATTCATGGGGGATTACGGGCAGGTATATGGCGCTTAATTCCATTGAAGCATTTACCTTATAATGAAACTAGAAGgaacgaagagatttccaagctCTTAATTCACAGGCTGATCCCCCAAGCTCAGTATAGCATCTGGGTCAGTAGCAAAATGGTGCTAGTGGCAGATCCCTTACTTATTCTTGAGAG ATATTTATGGCGTGAAGGGCACTCCTTTGCTATTTCTCAGCATGGCTATCATCATAGCATTTATGAGGAGGCTAACGCAAGCAAGCGCAGAAAGAAATATTCTCGTCCCCGCATTGATGCCCAGATGAAGGTATATCAGAGCGAAGGATTAGAACCATGGAGCACGAAGAAAAGGGTCATCAGTG ATGTTCCTGAGGCATCAATTATTATACGGGAGCATACCATGCTGAATAACTTATTTAGTTGCTTGTGGTTTAACGAGGTCCACCTATTTACACCTTTGGACCAACTGAGTTTTGGTTATGTTGCGCACAGGTTGGGGGAAGCATTCAAGTACTTCATGTTTCCATTTTGTGAATTCAATTCATTGTTTGAGTTGCATTCCCACTCCTGGGATCGATTCGAAATGCGATTCGGAGGGGAAATCAATGTTGCTTGA
- the LOC113733139 gene encoding probable hexosyltransferase MUCI70 isoform X2, with protein MVLHARSWKNFSRDFAARRMMSKVVLFLAFVVAGIVWASMIRIALYSDTWACQSPLSCFSVIWSSRCSKTSNFPDMMRGYAPKPRKRCPIPFAKDPEGLVHSKVRRTPDRLVKGLSYIMEDEPDVNNGSQSLPPFGGGGQKRWFERGESFKLNTTMKVHCGFTRSSGAGMTIADMRYVKGCKYVVASGIFNPYSIIHQPTNVSVHSRKLFCFVMLVDEKILSLMKYRETVEEDIHGGLRAGIWRLIPLKHLPYNETRRNEEISKLLIHRLIPQAQYSIWVSSKMVLVADPLLILERYLWREGHSFAISQHGYHHSIYEEANASKRRKKYSRPRIDAQMKVYQSEGLEPWSTKKRVISDVPEASIIIREHTMLNNLFSCLWFNEVHLFTPLDQLSFGYVAHRLGEAFKYFMFPFCEFNSLFELHSHSWDRFEMRFGGEINVA; from the exons ATGGTGCTTCACGCGCGGAGCTGGAAGAACTTTAGCCGCGATTTTGCGGCCAGGAGAATGATGTCAAAAGTCgttctttttcttgcttttgttgTGGCAGGAATCGTTTGGGCGTCCATGATTCGCATCGCCTTGTACTCTGACACTTGGGCTTGTCAATCACCATTATCTTGCTTCTCTG TTATTTGGTCGTCTAGGTGTAGCAAGACATCGAATTTCCCAGATATGATGAGGGGATATGCACCTAAGCCACGAAAAC GCTGTCCAATTCCTTTTGCAAAAGACCCAGAGGGGTTAGTCCATTCAAAGGTGAGGAGAACTCCTGACCGACTTGTCAAAGGTTTGTCCTATATTATGGAGGATGAGCCTGATGTGAACAACGGATCTCAATCtctccctccatttggtggtgGAGGGCAGAAGAGATGGTTCGAAAGGGGGGAAAGTTTCAAGCTTAACACTACCATGAAG GTACATTGTGGATTCACTCGAAGTAGTGGTGCAGGAATGACTATAGCAGATATGCGATATGTTAAAGGATGCAAGTATGTTGTCGCATCTGGCATTTTCAATCCGTATAGCATAATTCACCAGCCTACCAATGTTAGCGTCCATTCCAGGAAGCTATTCTGTTTTGTCATGCTGGTGGATGAGAAAATTCTCAGTTTGATGAAATATAGAGAGACTGTAGAAGAAGATATTCATGGGGGATTACGGGCAGGTATATGGCGCTTAATTCCATTGAAGCATTTACCTTATAATGAAACTAGAAGgaacgaagagatttccaagctCTTAATTCACAGGCTGATCCCCCAAGCTCAGTATAGCATCTGGGTCAGTAGCAAAATGGTGCTAGTGGCAGATCCCTTACTTATTCTTGAGAG ATATTTATGGCGTGAAGGGCACTCCTTTGCTATTTCTCAGCATGGCTATCATCATAGCATTTATGAGGAGGCTAACGCAAGCAAGCGCAGAAAGAAATATTCTCGTCCCCGCATTGATGCCCAGATGAAGGTATATCAGAGCGAAGGATTAGAACCATGGAGCACGAAGAAAAGGGTCATCAGTG ATGTTCCTGAGGCATCAATTATTATACGGGAGCATACCATGCTGAATAACTTATTTAGTTGCTTGTGGTTTAACGAGGTCCACCTATTTACACCTTTGGACCAACTGAGTTTTGGTTATGTTGCGCACAGGTTGGGGGAAGCATTCAAGTACTTCATGTTTCCATTTTGTGAATTCAATTCATTGTTTGAGTTGCATTCCCACTCCTGGGATCGATTCGAAATGCGATTCGGAGGGGAAATCAATGTTGCTTGA
- the LOC113733139 gene encoding probable hexosyltransferase MUCI70 isoform X1 — protein MVLHARSWKNFSRDFAARRMMSKVVLFLAFVVAGIVWASMIRIALYSDTWACQSPLSCFSVIWSSRCSKTSNFPDMMRGYAPKPRKRCPIPFAKDPEGLVHSKVRRTPDRLVKGLSYIMEDEPDVNNGSQSLPPFGGGGQKRWFERGESFKLNTTMKVKVHCGFTRSSGAGMTIADMRYVKGCKYVVASGIFNPYSIIHQPTNVSVHSRKLFCFVMLVDEKILSLMKYRETVEEDIHGGLRAGIWRLIPLKHLPYNETRRNEEISKLLIHRLIPQAQYSIWVSSKMVLVADPLLILERYLWREGHSFAISQHGYHHSIYEEANASKRRKKYSRPRIDAQMKVYQSEGLEPWSTKKRVISDVPEASIIIREHTMLNNLFSCLWFNEVHLFTPLDQLSFGYVAHRLGEAFKYFMFPFCEFNSLFELHSHSWDRFEMRFGGEINVA, from the exons ATGGTGCTTCACGCGCGGAGCTGGAAGAACTTTAGCCGCGATTTTGCGGCCAGGAGAATGATGTCAAAAGTCgttctttttcttgcttttgttgTGGCAGGAATCGTTTGGGCGTCCATGATTCGCATCGCCTTGTACTCTGACACTTGGGCTTGTCAATCACCATTATCTTGCTTCTCTG TTATTTGGTCGTCTAGGTGTAGCAAGACATCGAATTTCCCAGATATGATGAGGGGATATGCACCTAAGCCACGAAAAC GCTGTCCAATTCCTTTTGCAAAAGACCCAGAGGGGTTAGTCCATTCAAAGGTGAGGAGAACTCCTGACCGACTTGTCAAAGGTTTGTCCTATATTATGGAGGATGAGCCTGATGTGAACAACGGATCTCAATCtctccctccatttggtggtgGAGGGCAGAAGAGATGGTTCGAAAGGGGGGAAAGTTTCAAGCTTAACACTACCATGAAGGTGAAA GTACATTGTGGATTCACTCGAAGTAGTGGTGCAGGAATGACTATAGCAGATATGCGATATGTTAAAGGATGCAAGTATGTTGTCGCATCTGGCATTTTCAATCCGTATAGCATAATTCACCAGCCTACCAATGTTAGCGTCCATTCCAGGAAGCTATTCTGTTTTGTCATGCTGGTGGATGAGAAAATTCTCAGTTTGATGAAATATAGAGAGACTGTAGAAGAAGATATTCATGGGGGATTACGGGCAGGTATATGGCGCTTAATTCCATTGAAGCATTTACCTTATAATGAAACTAGAAGgaacgaagagatttccaagctCTTAATTCACAGGCTGATCCCCCAAGCTCAGTATAGCATCTGGGTCAGTAGCAAAATGGTGCTAGTGGCAGATCCCTTACTTATTCTTGAGAG ATATTTATGGCGTGAAGGGCACTCCTTTGCTATTTCTCAGCATGGCTATCATCATAGCATTTATGAGGAGGCTAACGCAAGCAAGCGCAGAAAGAAATATTCTCGTCCCCGCATTGATGCCCAGATGAAGGTATATCAGAGCGAAGGATTAGAACCATGGAGCACGAAGAAAAGGGTCATCAGTG ATGTTCCTGAGGCATCAATTATTATACGGGAGCATACCATGCTGAATAACTTATTTAGTTGCTTGTGGTTTAACGAGGTCCACCTATTTACACCTTTGGACCAACTGAGTTTTGGTTATGTTGCGCACAGGTTGGGGGAAGCATTCAAGTACTTCATGTTTCCATTTTGTGAATTCAATTCATTGTTTGAGTTGCATTCCCACTCCTGGGATCGATTCGAAATGCGATTCGGAGGGGAAATCAATGTTGCTTGA
- the LOC113733139 gene encoding probable hexosyltransferase MUCI70 isoform X11, which produces MMRGYAPKPRKRCPIPFAKDPEGLVHSKVRRTPDRLVKGLSYIMEDEPDVNNGSQSLPPFGGGGQKRWFERGESFKLNTTMKVKVHCGFTRSSGAGMTIADMRYVKGCKYVVASGIFNPYSIIHQPTNVSVHSRKLFCFVMLVDEKILSLMKYRETVEEDIHGGLRAGIWRLIPLKHLPYNETRRNEEISKLLIHRLIPQAQYSIWVSSKMVLVADPLLILERYLWREGHSFAISQHGYHHSIYEEANASKRRKKYSRPRIDAQMKVYQSEGLEPWSTKKRVISDVPEASIIIREHTMLNNLFSCLWFNEVHLFTPLDQLSFGYVAHRLGEAFKYFMFPFCEFNSLFELHSHSWDRFEMRFGGEINVA; this is translated from the exons ATGATGAGGGGATATGCACCTAAGCCACGAAAAC GCTGTCCAATTCCTTTTGCAAAAGACCCAGAGGGGTTAGTCCATTCAAAGGTGAGGAGAACTCCTGACCGACTTGTCAAAGGTTTGTCCTATATTATGGAGGATGAGCCTGATGTGAACAACGGATCTCAATCtctccctccatttggtggtgGAGGGCAGAAGAGATGGTTCGAAAGGGGGGAAAGTTTCAAGCTTAACACTACCATGAAGGTGAAA GTACATTGTGGATTCACTCGAAGTAGTGGTGCAGGAATGACTATAGCAGATATGCGATATGTTAAAGGATGCAAGTATGTTGTCGCATCTGGCATTTTCAATCCGTATAGCATAATTCACCAGCCTACCAATGTTAGCGTCCATTCCAGGAAGCTATTCTGTTTTGTCATGCTGGTGGATGAGAAAATTCTCAGTTTGATGAAATATAGAGAGACTGTAGAAGAAGATATTCATGGGGGATTACGGGCAGGTATATGGCGCTTAATTCCATTGAAGCATTTACCTTATAATGAAACTAGAAGgaacgaagagatttccaagctCTTAATTCACAGGCTGATCCCCCAAGCTCAGTATAGCATCTGGGTCAGTAGCAAAATGGTGCTAGTGGCAGATCCCTTACTTATTCTTGAGAG ATATTTATGGCGTGAAGGGCACTCCTTTGCTATTTCTCAGCATGGCTATCATCATAGCATTTATGAGGAGGCTAACGCAAGCAAGCGCAGAAAGAAATATTCTCGTCCCCGCATTGATGCCCAGATGAAGGTATATCAGAGCGAAGGATTAGAACCATGGAGCACGAAGAAAAGGGTCATCAGTG ATGTTCCTGAGGCATCAATTATTATACGGGAGCATACCATGCTGAATAACTTATTTAGTTGCTTGTGGTTTAACGAGGTCCACCTATTTACACCTTTGGACCAACTGAGTTTTGGTTATGTTGCGCACAGGTTGGGGGAAGCATTCAAGTACTTCATGTTTCCATTTTGTGAATTCAATTCATTGTTTGAGTTGCATTCCCACTCCTGGGATCGATTCGAAATGCGATTCGGAGGGGAAATCAATGTTGCTTGA